A portion of the Eubacteriaceae bacterium Marseille-Q4139 genome contains these proteins:
- a CDS encoding type II toxin-antitoxin system YafQ family toxin — protein sequence MYNIRPTTKFQKDLKRVKKRGFDISLLTDIIKKLAAGEPLPEKNRDHPLSGDYAGCRECHITPDWLLIYEVDGDELILYLTRTGSHSDLF from the coding sequence ATGTATAACATAAGACCAACCACAAAATTTCAGAAGGATTTGAAGCGCGTGAAAAAACGCGGCTTTGATATTTCTTTGCTGACGGATATTATTAAAAAGCTGGCGGCGGGGGAGCCGTTGCCGGAGAAGAACAGGGATCATCCACTTTCCGGGGACTATGCGGGGTGTCGTGAGTGCCACATTACGCCGGATTGGTTGCTGATCTACGAAGTGGACGGGGACGAGCTGATTTTATATCTTACCCGGACAGGCTCGCATAGTGATTTATTTTAG
- a CDS encoding type II toxin-antitoxin system RelB/DinJ family antitoxin, which yields MANTNINIRMDADLKRQFEAFCADMGMTMTTAFNVFARKAVREYRIPFEISGDVPNAETVEAIKEVKRMKADPSLGKTYSNVDQMMEELLADV from the coding sequence ATGGCAAATACAAATATTAACATTCGTATGGACGCGGATTTGAAGCGGCAGTTTGAGGCGTTCTGTGCTGATATGGGAATGACAATGACAACGGCGTTCAATGTTTTTGCGCGTAAGGCGGTGCGGGAGTATAGAATACCCTTTGAAATCAGCGGCGATGTGCCGAACGCTGAAACCGTCGAAGCAATCAAGGAAGTAAAGAGAATGAAGGCCGATCCGAGCCTCGGCAAGACCTATTCCAATGTCGATCAGATGATGGAGGAGCTGCTTGCCGATGTATAA
- a CDS encoding plasmid recombination protein has translation MTGRGSIRHNNRSFSAANVDRSRSGQNITFCNEDLKKVYHELFDEALADYNAKKKKTRDKIPDYYEHIRQSKQEKLFHEAIFQIGNLEDCGCGSPGGERAAAALKEFAASFQERNPHLRVFNMVLHMDEATPHLHVDFVPVATEQSRGLSTRVSMKQALKQQGFEGLGRKQTEWKAWMEREKEALTEIAQAHEFEIISLGGGRPHMELPEYRAAAQRLEAVQEQVIAAEQEIAALEKQRKVLQGNVKLLKAVEKVKPDLDAIQPEKTLTGAVKGVTVEQVKELKAAVIRGAAAEQKVRELKVENQQLQQKIPSMKEKLKEAQERQRLENENRQLKVQVEYLEEDLSWERGISARLREGIGAVLDFLDQHLPEQFRPLVEKARELLPVPEVQQPEQEQERGHTWGGMEL, from the coding sequence ATGACGGGCCGGGGAAGTATCCGGCACAACAACAGGAGCTTTTCGGCGGCGAATGTAGACCGGAGCAGGTCGGGGCAGAATATCACCTTTTGCAACGAGGATTTGAAAAAGGTGTACCACGAGCTTTTCGATGAAGCTCTGGCCGACTACAACGCCAAAAAGAAAAAGACCAGGGACAAGATACCAGACTACTACGAGCATATCCGGCAGAGCAAACAGGAGAAGCTATTCCACGAGGCAATCTTCCAGATCGGAAACCTGGAGGACTGTGGGTGCGGCTCCCCTGGAGGGGAACGGGCGGCGGCAGCTCTCAAAGAATTTGCAGCGTCCTTCCAGGAGCGCAACCCTCATCTGCGGGTGTTCAATATGGTGCTGCACATGGACGAGGCCACGCCCCACCTCCATGTGGACTTCGTGCCGGTGGCAACGGAGCAGAGCCGGGGCCTCTCAACGCGGGTATCAATGAAACAGGCGTTAAAGCAGCAGGGATTTGAAGGGCTGGGCCGGAAGCAGACAGAATGGAAAGCCTGGATGGAACGGGAGAAAGAAGCCCTAACGGAAATCGCCCAGGCGCACGAGTTTGAGATTATCAGCCTGGGCGGTGGCCGCCCTCATATGGAGCTGCCAGAGTACCGGGCAGCGGCGCAACGGCTTGAAGCTGTCCAGGAACAGGTGATAGCGGCAGAGCAGGAGATCGCGGCCCTGGAAAAACAGAGAAAGGTCCTGCAAGGAAATGTGAAGCTGCTGAAAGCGGTGGAGAAGGTTAAGCCCGATCTGGACGCGATACAGCCGGAAAAGACGCTGACAGGGGCCGTCAAGGGCGTGACAGTGGAGCAGGTGAAGGAGTTGAAGGCGGCGGTGATCCGGGGCGCGGCGGCAGAGCAGAAGGTGCGGGAGCTGAAGGTAGAAAACCAACAGCTTCAGCAGAAAATCCCCTCGATGAAAGAAAAGCTGAAGGAGGCCCAGGAGCGGCAGCGGCTTGAAAATGAAAACCGGCAGCTCAAAGTGCAGGTGGAATACCTGGAAGAAGATTTGAGCTGGGAGCGCGGGATTTCGGCGCGGCTCCGGGAAGGTATCGGGGCGGTGCTGGACTTTCTGGATCAGCACTTGCCAGAGCAGTTCCGGCCCTTAGTCGAAAAGGCGCGGGAGCTGCTACCTGTGCCAGAGGTGCAGCAGCCGGAACAAGAGCAGGAACGGGGCCACACCTGGGGCGGTATGGAGCTGTAA